The Burkholderia ambifaria AMMD genome contains the following window.
CAGCGCGTGAGGATCGTCTCGATGTCGGCGAACGTGTTCTTGAACACCAGATCGCGGCTCTTCTCGAGATGTTCGCGTTCCCACGGATGCTTCAGTTCGCGAAAGCGCTCGAGCATCGGATAGAGTCCGAAGTTCATCGAACCCATGTTCAGCGACGCGATTTCGGGCTGGAAATGCAGCGCGGGCTGCAGCCGTTCGTCGACGGTCATGTGCGGGCTGCCGCCCGACGTGAGATTGATCACCGCGTCGGTCTGCGCCTTGATGCGCGGCAGAAATTCGGCGAACACGGCCGGGTCCTGCGTCGGCTTGCCGTCCGACGGGTTGCGCGCGTGCAGATGCAGGATCGCGGCGCCGGCCTGCGCGGCCGCGACGGCGGCCGTCTCGATCTGATGCGGCGTGACGGGCAGGTACGGCGACATCGACGGCGTGTGGATCGCGCCGGTCGGCGCGCAGGTGATGATGACTTTGCGAGCGTTTGCCACGAGAGGATTCCTTACGATGAGCGACGCAGGAGGCGTCAGAGCACTTCGACGTTGCCGCAGACGGAAATCGCCTGCCCGGTGATGCCGTGCCCGCCGGGCGAGCACAGGAACAGCGCGGTCGCGGCGATTTCGGCCGGATCCGTCATGCGCCGCAGCGAGATCTTCTCGAGATAGCGCTTCTCCATCTCGTCGTAGCCGATGCCGAGCTGCTGCGCGCGTGCTTCGATCACGCGGCGCATCCGCGGGCCGCGTACGATGCCCGGCTGGATCGCATTCACGCGTATGCCGAGCGGCCCGAGCTCGATCGCGAGGCTTTTCACGAGACCGACGACGGCCCACTTGGTCGCCGCATAGGGCGTGCGGAACGCGTAGCCGAGCCGCCCCGCGACCGACGACAGCGCGATGATCGCGCCGCCGTGCTTCGCGTCACGCAACAGCGGCACCGCGCGCCGCGCGAACTGGAATTGCGCGTTCAGGTTGATCGCGATCGTCTGCTCCCACTGCACGGGGTCGATTTCGTCGATGCCGCCCGTGGGGCCGGCGATGCCTGCGTTGTTGACGAGCACGTCGAGGCCGCCGAGCGTCGTCGCTATGTCCGCGAACACGCGTTCGACCGCGACCGGATCGGATACGTCGGCCAGCGTCGCAGTGATCGCGGCGCGCGACGGCCGGTCCGCCAGCGCCGCGATCGCGGCTTGCGACGCATCGCACACGTGGACGCGCGCGCCGCATTCGGCGAACGCGTCGGCGATCTCGAGACCGATGCCCGACGCGCCGCCCGTCACGAGCACGCGCAGGCCGTCATAGGGTTTCAGCAGGTCGGAAGCTGTCATGCCGGGTTGTCTCCATCGTTGAAGTTATTGGATGCGGCGCGCCTTCGGGGGCTGCTTGCCGCGGAAGGTGGCCGCTACGGCTTCGCATTCGCGCGCCGCGGCGTCTGCTCGGCGCGCAGCGTTTCGGCGAGATCGTGCGCGGCGCCGCCGATGTCGAGCGCGATGCCGGCACGTACGCCGGTGCCGTCGCGCCGTTCGAGCGCATCGACGATCGCGCGGTGCGCATCCATCGAGCGCCGCATGTGCGGGATATCGAGCGCGACCATGTTGAGGAACGGCCCGACGCGCATCCACAGGTTCTCGACGATCGCGAGCGTGCTTTCGCTCGCACCGTGCGCGTAGATCGCGCTGTGGAACGCGAAATTGCTCTGCAGGTAGGCGCGCGAACGGCCGGCCTCGACCTGCGCCTGCATCGTTTCGCAGGTCTTGCGTACGGCAGCGATCTGCGCGTCGGTCATCCGTGCGCACGCGCGTTCGGCGATGCATCCC
Protein-coding sequences here:
- a CDS encoding 3-keto-5-aminohexanoate cleavage protein → MANARKVIITCAPTGAIHTPSMSPYLPVTPHQIETAAVAAAQAGAAILHLHARNPSDGKPTQDPAVFAEFLPRIKAQTDAVINLTSGGSPHMTVDERLQPALHFQPEIASLNMGSMNFGLYPMLERFRELKHPWEREHLEKSRDLVFKNTFADIETILTRCGANGTRFEFECYDISHLYNLAHFVDRGLAKPPFFVQSVFGLLGGIGAHPEDLMHMRRTADRLFGQDYVWSILGAGRNQIPLATIGAAQGANVRVGLEDSLWIAPGQLAESSAAQVLKMRQVLEGLSLEIATPAEARAMLDLKGGDAVRF
- a CDS encoding SDR family oxidoreductase codes for the protein MTASDLLKPYDGLRVLVTGGASGIGLEIADAFAECGARVHVCDASQAAIAALADRPSRAAITATLADVSDPVAVERVFADIATTLGGLDVLVNNAGIAGPTGGIDEIDPVQWEQTIAINLNAQFQFARRAVPLLRDAKHGGAIIALSSVAGRLGYAFRTPYAATKWAVVGLVKSLAIELGPLGIRVNAIQPGIVRGPRMRRVIEARAQQLGIGYDEMEKRYLEKISLRRMTDPAEIAATALFLCSPGGHGITGQAISVCGNVEVL
- a CDS encoding GntR family transcriptional regulator, which encodes MAPRIVPPALKVIESETMADKVYQQLREALMSGRFAPGQALSLRSVAEAVGSSTMPVRAALTRLRAERALVDGPNRALVVPPMTLDMLDELRDVRIALEGCIAERACARMTDAQIAAVRKTCETMQAQVEAGRSRAYLQSNFAFHSAIYAHGASESTLAIVENLWMRVGPFLNMVALDIPHMRRSMDAHRAIVDALERRDGTGVRAGIALDIGGAAHDLAETLRAEQTPRRANAKP